One Streptosporangium sp. NBC_01495 DNA window includes the following coding sequences:
- the ligA gene encoding NAD-dependent DNA ligase LigA, whose product MTDAPPSTLFADQTAYTEAVQLALDAAAAYYGDGTSTLDDDAYDRLVRGIQAYEAEHPDEVLPSSPTGKVAGGAVVGDVPHTVPMLSLDNVFSAEQLADWAASLERRLGRPVTEWSVEPKLDGLAIAARYRGGRLVQLVTRGDGTKGEDVSHAIGTIVGLPDRLAEPVTVELRGEVMMTASQFEQACAKRQAHDGTTFANPRSAAAGTLRAQDRPYVCELTFFGYGALPYPDDVSEPAVRLRESPHSEVMAWVAAQGAQTPAVTDVGGIVATTLEQIQERVEQIAAKRAELPFGIDGIVIKCDLAADQAQAGFGTRAPRWAIAYKLPATEKITKLLDVEWNVGRSGIIAPRAVLEPVVLDGSTVTYATLHNVADITRRGLMLGDSVVVYKAGDVIPRVEAPVVHLRTGDERPIPIPQVCPLCGDEIDASQERWRCVRGRACRVIASIGYAAGRDQLDIEGLAENRIQQMLDAGLIADFADLFYLTREQVLGLERMGETSTDNLLAAIERAKAQPLSRVFCALGVRGTGRSMSRRIARHFGSMDAIRAADAEAIEAVEGIGPKKSPSVVAELAELAPLIDRLVAAGVTMTEPGWTPPAAPDTGTADAGAEPGGASELPLAGMSIVVTGAMSGALEALTRNQMNELIERAGGKSSSSVSAKTSLLVAGEKAGSKRAKAESLGLRIVGPEEFAGLIGPFI is encoded by the coding sequence ATGACCGACGCGCCCCCCAGCACTCTCTTTGCTGATCAGACTGCCTACACCGAAGCCGTTCAGCTCGCCCTGGACGCCGCCGCCGCTTATTACGGAGACGGCACGTCCACTCTGGACGACGACGCCTACGACCGGCTGGTCCGGGGCATTCAGGCGTATGAGGCCGAGCATCCCGACGAGGTGCTGCCGTCCTCGCCGACGGGCAAGGTGGCCGGTGGCGCGGTGGTCGGCGACGTGCCGCACACGGTGCCGATGCTGAGCCTGGACAACGTCTTCAGCGCCGAGCAACTGGCCGACTGGGCCGCGTCGCTGGAACGCAGGCTGGGCAGGCCGGTCACGGAGTGGAGCGTGGAGCCGAAGCTTGATGGGCTGGCGATCGCCGCGCGATACCGCGGCGGGCGGCTGGTGCAGTTGGTCACCCGGGGTGACGGCACCAAGGGTGAGGACGTGAGCCACGCGATCGGCACCATCGTGGGACTGCCCGACCGGCTGGCCGAGCCGGTCACGGTGGAGCTGCGCGGCGAGGTGATGATGACCGCGTCGCAGTTCGAGCAGGCGTGCGCCAAGCGCCAGGCACACGACGGCACCACGTTCGCCAACCCGCGCAGCGCAGCCGCCGGCACGCTGCGCGCCCAGGACCGGCCGTATGTGTGCGAGCTGACGTTCTTCGGCTACGGCGCGCTGCCGTACCCCGACGACGTCTCCGAGCCGGCGGTGCGGCTGCGCGAGTCGCCGCACAGCGAGGTCATGGCGTGGGTCGCCGCGCAGGGGGCGCAGACCCCGGCCGTCACCGACGTCGGCGGGATCGTCGCCACCACCCTGGAGCAGATCCAGGAGCGGGTCGAGCAGATCGCCGCCAAGCGGGCCGAGCTGCCCTTCGGCATCGACGGCATCGTGATCAAGTGTGATCTCGCCGCCGATCAGGCACAGGCCGGCTTCGGCACCCGCGCGCCCCGGTGGGCGATCGCCTACAAGCTGCCCGCCACCGAGAAGATCACCAAACTGCTCGACGTCGAGTGGAACGTCGGCCGCAGCGGCATCATCGCCCCGCGCGCCGTGCTGGAGCCGGTTGTGCTCGACGGCAGCACCGTCACCTACGCCACTCTGCACAACGTCGCCGACATCACCCGCCGGGGCCTGATGCTCGGCGATTCCGTGGTCGTCTACAAGGCCGGCGACGTGATCCCCCGGGTCGAGGCGCCGGTCGTGCACCTGCGCACCGGCGACGAGCGGCCGATCCCGATCCCGCAGGTCTGCCCGCTGTGCGGTGACGAGATCGACGCCTCGCAGGAGCGGTGGCGGTGCGTGCGCGGGCGCGCCTGCCGGGTGATCGCCTCCATCGGCTACGCCGCCGGCCGCGACCAGCTCGACATCGAGGGCCTGGCCGAGAACCGCATCCAGCAGATGCTGGACGCCGGGCTGATCGCCGACTTCGCCGACCTGTTCTACCTGACCCGCGAGCAGGTGCTGGGCCTGGAGCGAATGGGCGAGACCAGCACCGACAACCTGCTCGCCGCCATCGAGCGGGCCAAGGCCCAACCGCTCAGCAGAGTGTTCTGCGCGCTGGGCGTGCGCGGCACCGGCCGCTCCATGAGCCGCCGCATCGCCCGCCACTTCGGCAGCATGGACGCCATCCGCGCGGCCGACGCCGAGGCGATCGAGGCGGTCGAGGGCATCGGCCCGAAGAAGTCGCCGTCGGTGGTGGCCGAGCTGGCCGAGCTCGCGCCGCTCATCGACAGGCTGGTCGCGGCCGGGGTCACCATGACCGAGCCCGGCTGGACGCCACCCGCCGCCCCTGACACCGGCACCGCCGATGCCGGTGCCGAGCCGGGCGGCGCGTCCGAACTGCCGCTGGCCGGGATGTCCATCGTGGTCACCGGCGCGATGAGCGGGGCGCTGGAGGCGCTGACCCGCAACCAGATGAACGAGCTGATCGAACGCGCCGGAGGCAAATCCTCCTCCAGCGTCTCGGCGAAGACGTCACTGCTGGTGGCCGGGGAGAAGGCGGGCTCCAAGCGTGCCAAGGCCGAGAGCCTGGGTCTGCGGATCGTCGGCCCGGAGGAGTTCGCCGGCCTCATCGGCCCGTTCATCTGA
- a CDS encoding LacI family DNA-binding transcriptional regulator — protein MSRRRVTLADLAQAAGVSRTTASLVMTGRGRELRISHDVEQRVLRAADELGYRPNAVSVGLRTGTSRTIGFVSDTVATSRLAGDMIKGALEAARERGVMLFIGETEGDPELERGLLHAMQDRQVDGIILAAMYTRTIKVPKDIGPAVLLNALPKPASALPSIVPDEVEAGRSAARVLLEAGHHEDVYLIGAGPRSRDVPATSVAAVERLTGIEEADLRIAGARVCADWQPEEGLAATRSLLADHRPRALICLNDRLALGAYQALSDAGLSVPEDVSVVSFDDHPIASWMRPKLTTVALPHYELGRKAVEVLFAQMGEETEPGQVHRVTMPVRHRESVAPPTRSC, from the coding sequence GTGAGTCGACGTCGGGTCACCTTGGCCGATCTGGCCCAGGCGGCCGGAGTGTCCCGTACCACCGCCTCGCTCGTGATGACGGGCAGGGGCCGTGAGCTGCGCATTTCCCACGACGTCGAGCAGAGGGTACTGCGTGCGGCGGACGAGTTGGGCTATCGCCCGAACGCGGTCTCCGTCGGATTGCGGACCGGAACGAGCCGGACGATCGGCTTCGTCTCCGACACCGTCGCGACATCCCGCCTCGCCGGAGACATGATCAAGGGCGCTCTGGAGGCCGCCCGCGAACGCGGCGTGATGTTGTTCATCGGTGAGACCGAGGGCGATCCCGAGCTGGAGCGCGGCCTGCTGCACGCCATGCAGGACCGCCAGGTCGACGGCATCATCCTGGCCGCCATGTACACCCGGACGATCAAGGTCCCGAAGGACATCGGCCCCGCCGTGCTGCTCAACGCACTGCCCAAGCCGGCCTCCGCCCTGCCGTCGATCGTGCCCGACGAGGTCGAAGCCGGTCGCTCGGCGGCCCGGGTGCTCCTGGAGGCGGGCCACCACGAGGACGTCTACCTGATCGGGGCCGGACCGAGGTCGCGCGACGTGCCCGCCACCAGCGTCGCGGCGGTGGAACGCCTGACCGGCATCGAGGAGGCCGACCTGAGGATCGCCGGAGCCCGCGTCTGCGCCGACTGGCAACCCGAAGAAGGCCTGGCAGCGACCCGGTCCCTGCTCGCCGACCACCGGCCCCGGGCGCTGATCTGCCTCAACGACCGGCTGGCTCTGGGCGCCTACCAGGCGTTGAGCGACGCCGGGCTCTCGGTTCCCGAGGATGTGTCAGTGGTGTCGTTCGACGACCACCCCATCGCGTCGTGGATGCGGCCCAAGCTGACAACCGTGGCATTGCCGCACTACGAACTGGGACGCAAGGCGGTGGAGGTGTTGTTCGCCCAGATGGGCGAAGAGACCGAACCCGGCCAGGTGCACCGGGTCACCATGCCGGTGAGACACCGGGAGTCGGTCGCGCCGCCGACCAGATCCTGCTGA
- a CDS encoding ABC transporter substrate-binding protein encodes MSHRVHSRRSRVAMVVILGGSLAAACAAPGSGTAQPTAAASSLSAAPTCGTAPVTLKGYFETGFPLPKALTTEFTKQHPNVTWDIREDQFAVITQNAPRVLADDPPDLMRLPQVSELVKNNLLKNLDGYAKVYGWDKWPASQLEQMRLAPGGAVRGEGSLYAMGLNFSMTGVFYNKKLAERIGMTAPPETLADLDAALAKAKDAGLVPIAQFNGGATGGLAFPLQDLMASYGPSAPINDWIYQKSGATIDTPANLQATQHLEKWIKAGYFWKDVNAVDYATMMSRFIDGDGLFMFNGDWESGNLDKKMAGDIGFFLMPPAQAGGKRATMSAPLAFGIGANAKNADCAAEFLDWVATDTQARTIGVEVGGSHPMGPADGSMPPVAEGSVTQSTLAAGAQIAKDNGAMDFIANATGAIYAKSWTPNLQKLVGGEQTPEGLLKSVQADYQSQVKGG; translated from the coding sequence ATGTCTCATCGAGTTCACTCCCGCCGGAGCCGCGTGGCGATGGTGGTCATCCTGGGGGGAAGCCTGGCCGCCGCCTGCGCGGCGCCGGGAAGCGGCACCGCGCAGCCGACGGCCGCCGCGTCGTCGTTGTCGGCCGCGCCTACCTGCGGCACCGCGCCGGTGACGTTGAAGGGCTACTTCGAAACGGGATTCCCCCTGCCCAAGGCGCTCACCACGGAGTTCACCAAGCAACATCCGAACGTCACCTGGGACATCCGCGAGGACCAGTTCGCGGTGATCACCCAGAACGCCCCGCGCGTGCTGGCCGACGACCCGCCGGACCTCATGCGCCTGCCCCAGGTCTCCGAACTGGTCAAGAACAACCTGCTCAAGAACCTCGACGGGTACGCCAAGGTCTACGGCTGGGACAAGTGGCCCGCCTCCCAGCTCGAACAGATGCGCCTGGCGCCCGGCGGCGCCGTGCGGGGTGAGGGCTCCCTCTACGCCATGGGCCTGAACTTCTCCATGACCGGCGTGTTCTACAACAAGAAGCTGGCCGAGCGGATCGGCATGACCGCTCCGCCGGAGACCCTCGCCGACCTCGACGCCGCCCTGGCCAAGGCCAAGGACGCGGGCCTGGTCCCGATCGCCCAGTTCAACGGCGGTGCGACCGGCGGCCTGGCCTTCCCGCTCCAGGACCTGATGGCCTCCTACGGCCCGTCGGCGCCGATCAACGACTGGATCTACCAGAAGTCCGGCGCGACCATCGACACCCCGGCCAACCTCCAGGCGACCCAGCACCTGGAGAAGTGGATCAAGGCCGGATACTTCTGGAAGGACGTCAACGCCGTCGACTACGCCACGATGATGAGCCGCTTCATCGACGGCGACGGCCTGTTCATGTTCAACGGCGACTGGGAGTCGGGCAACCTCGACAAGAAGATGGCGGGCGACATCGGCTTCTTCCTGATGCCACCGGCCCAGGCCGGCGGCAAGCGGGCCACCATGTCGGCCCCGCTGGCGTTCGGCATCGGGGCGAACGCCAAGAACGCCGACTGCGCCGCCGAGTTCCTCGACTGGGTCGCCACCGACACGCAGGCGCGCACGATCGGCGTCGAGGTCGGCGGTTCCCACCCGATGGGCCCGGCCGACGGGTCGATGCCGCCGGTGGCGGAGGGCAGCGTCACCCAGAGCACCCTGGCGGCGGGCGCGCAGATCGCGAAGGACAACGGCGCGATGGACTTCATCGCCAACGCCACCGGCGCGATCTACGCCAAGAGCTGGACCCCCAACCTGCAGAAGCTGGTGGGCGGGGAGCAGACCCCCGAAGGCCTGCTCAAGAG